The genomic window GAGAAAGAAACCCGAGGTCGGGTTGGGCGTGGTGGGCATGTAGACATTGACCACCTCGTCACGGGTTTTGGTCTGTGCCTCACCTACCGTGGTGCCGGTCTGGAAGGCCACAGTCCACAGCCCACGGCGCGGATATTCGATCAGCAGCACCTTGCGGAAGGACTGGCCGCCGGGCGCAAACAGCGTTTCAGAAACCTGTTTGGCGCCGGAGTAGATGGAGCGTACCAGCGGGATGCGCGCAAGCAGACGCTCCCAGGCATCTACCAACTGTTGCCCGAAGAAGTTGGCAACTACGATGCCGGTGACCAGCACCACAGTGATGGTAAGTACGACCCCGAGGCCG from Gammaproteobacteria bacterium includes these protein-coding regions:
- a CDS encoding DUF502 domain-containing protein, giving the protein MSHLRRYVIAGLLIWVPLAVTVLVIKLMVDIMDRTLLLLPAAYHPDVLLGLHIPGLGVVLTITVVLVTGIVVANFFGQQLVDAWERLLARIPLVRSIYSGAKQVSETLFAPGGQSFRKVLLIEYPRRGLWTVAFQTGTTVGEAQTKTRDEVVNVYMPTTPNPTSGFFLMVPKQDTIELDMSVDEGLKMIISMGVIVPGPRTKPLGSTAPVATPGA